The following proteins come from a genomic window of Methylorubrum populi:
- a CDS encoding DMT family transporter: MSASAAVPTPSACRALPAATALRRGGAAVGTAPALLLGGAILLWGANWPVMKLGLGHVSPLWFSALRFATGAACLFAWQAARGTVWRPRAADLPVIASIGLLQMMLFTALGALAMTHLPAGRSAILSYTTPIWVVPVAVLVFGERIASRQWAGIGLAALGVAILFNPHAIDWRDGTVLGAHAMLLAASAAWAACILHLRYGGSEASAAQLAPWQMLLAAAVLLPLALALEGPFTGDGTTTFWACLIFVGPIATAFGFCAVNAASRLVPASLMSTLMLAVPVTGLAIATATLHETPGPDLILGALAIILGIAASAVPARIASKGGRRLSEKDVAETRLGTRRD, from the coding sequence ATGTCCGCCTCGGCCGCCGTCCCGACGCCTTCCGCCTGCCGTGCTCTGCCGGCCGCGACCGCGCTCCGGCGCGGCGGTGCCGCTGTAGGCACGGCCCCGGCTCTTCTGCTCGGCGGTGCGATCCTGCTCTGGGGCGCGAACTGGCCGGTGATGAAGCTCGGGCTCGGCCATGTCTCGCCGCTCTGGTTCTCGGCGCTCCGCTTCGCCACCGGCGCCGCCTGCCTGTTCGCGTGGCAGGCCGCCCGCGGCACGGTGTGGCGGCCGCGGGCCGCGGACCTGCCCGTCATCGCCTCCATCGGCCTGCTGCAGATGATGCTGTTCACCGCGCTCGGCGCGCTGGCGATGACGCATCTGCCGGCCGGGCGCTCGGCGATCCTGAGCTACACCACGCCGATCTGGGTCGTGCCCGTGGCGGTCTTGGTCTTCGGCGAGCGGATCGCGTCCCGGCAATGGGCCGGGATCGGGCTGGCGGCTCTCGGCGTCGCGATCCTGTTCAACCCGCACGCCATCGATTGGCGCGACGGGACCGTGCTCGGCGCCCACGCGATGCTGCTGGCGGCGTCGGCCGCCTGGGCCGCCTGCATCCTGCACCTGCGCTACGGAGGCTCCGAGGCGTCCGCGGCGCAGCTCGCGCCCTGGCAGATGCTGCTGGCCGCCGCCGTGCTGCTGCCGCTCGCCCTCGCGCTTGAGGGGCCATTTACCGGCGACGGAACGACGACGTTCTGGGCCTGCCTGATCTTCGTCGGGCCCATCGCCACCGCCTTCGGCTTCTGCGCCGTCAACGCGGCGAGCCGGCTCGTGCCGGCGAGCCTGATGTCAACGCTGATGCTCGCGGTGCCGGTCACCGGCCTCGCGATCGCGACGGCGACCCTGCACGAGACGCCCGGACCCGACCTGATCCTCGGCGCCCTGGCGATCATCCTCGGCATCGCCGCGAGCGCGGTGCCCGCGCGCATCGCCTCGAAAGGCGGTCGCCGACTCTCGGAAAAAGATGTTGCGGAAACAAGACTTGGTACACGCCGCGACTGA
- a CDS encoding LysR substrate-binding domain-containing protein — MRHPDLELDLLRAFVAVAETGSFTAAADVVHRSQSAVSQKVLRLEEILGRRVFDRTSRTLSLTPDGERLLVAARQMLEFNDKLMREWREPPASGTLRLGVSEDFIPGQLPKLLARFSRLYSGVHIDLMTGLSCTLLEAYDADRLDAVIAKRSGSHPRGRVIWREPLVWLASADYELDFTKPARLVMLAPPCSYREMMIAALDSVRREWNAACTASSLSGVQAAVAGGLGVTLLGRSFLQEGMQILRAPEIWPALPMTEVMVLGEERAADLVQPLITFLSESLAGRDGLNLAA; from the coding sequence ATGCGCCATCCCGACCTCGAACTCGATCTGCTTCGCGCCTTCGTGGCGGTGGCCGAGACCGGCAGCTTCACGGCGGCCGCGGATGTCGTGCACCGCTCGCAATCGGCGGTGAGCCAGAAGGTGCTGCGGCTGGAGGAGATCCTGGGGCGGCGCGTCTTCGACCGCACCAGCCGCACCCTCAGCCTGACCCCGGACGGCGAGCGGCTGCTCGTCGCCGCCCGCCAGATGCTCGAATTCAACGACAAGCTGATGCGGGAATGGCGCGAGCCGCCGGCCAGCGGCACCCTGCGGCTCGGCGTGTCGGAGGACTTCATCCCCGGCCAGTTGCCGAAGCTGCTCGCGCGATTCAGCCGGCTCTATTCGGGGGTGCATATCGACCTGATGACCGGGCTGAGCTGCACCCTGCTCGAAGCCTACGACGCCGACCGCCTCGACGCGGTGATCGCCAAGCGCAGCGGCAGCCATCCCCGCGGCCGGGTGATCTGGCGCGAGCCGCTGGTGTGGCTCGCCTCCGCCGATTACGAGCTCGATTTCACCAAGCCCGCCCGGCTGGTGATGCTCGCCCCGCCCTGCAGCTACCGCGAGATGATGATCGCGGCGCTCGACTCGGTGCGCCGGGAATGGAACGCGGCATGCACCGCCAGCAGCCTCTCCGGCGTGCAGGCGGCGGTGGCCGGCGGCCTCGGCGTGACGCTGCTCGGCCGCTCCTTCCTGCAGGAGGGCATGCAGATTCTGCGCGCCCCCGAAATCTGGCCGGCCCTGCCGATGACCGAAGTCATGGTGCTCGGCGAGGAGCGCGCCGCCGACCTCGTCCAGCCGCTCATCACCTTCCTGAGCGAGAGCCTCGCCGGCCGCGACGGATTGAACCTCGCAGCGTGA
- a CDS encoding (2Fe-2S)-binding protein: MINLTVNGRQHAVEADPDTPLLFVLRDTIGLTGTKYGCGIGQCGACTVLLDGQATRSCQVPLESVGTQGVTTIEAIEADPVGAKVVAAWVGIEVPQCGYCQSGQVMAATGLLKETPKPSEDDIAAAMTNLCRCGTYNAIAAAVRQAAA; encoded by the coding sequence ATGATCAATCTCACGGTCAATGGTCGGCAACATGCGGTCGAGGCCGATCCGGATACGCCGCTTCTCTTCGTCCTGCGGGACACGATCGGCCTGACCGGCACCAAATACGGTTGCGGCATCGGCCAGTGCGGTGCCTGCACCGTGCTCCTCGACGGGCAGGCGACCCGCTCCTGTCAGGTGCCGCTGGAGAGCGTCGGCACGCAAGGCGTCACCACGATCGAGGCGATCGAGGCGGATCCGGTCGGCGCCAAGGTGGTGGCGGCCTGGGTCGGCATCGAGGTGCCGCAATGCGGCTACTGCCAGTCGGGCCAGGTCATGGCCGCGACGGGGCTGCTCAAGGAAACCCCCAAACCCTCCGAGGACGACATCGCCGCGGCGATGACCAATCTGTGCCGCTGCGGCACCTACAACGCCATCGCCGCTGCCGTGCGGCAGGCCGCGGCCTGA
- a CDS encoding SDR family NAD(P)-dependent oxidoreductase: protein MTQGTVLITGASSGIGAVYADRFAARGHDLILVARNRARLDAVAEALTRRHGVAVRAVEADLTDRAGLAAVEEILKSDESVTHLVNNAGFGSAAPLAAASVDEMERMIAINVTAPMRLTYAAVPAFTARGRGTIINIASIVAIGPEVLNGVYGGSKSFVLGFSHSLRKELAGTGVTVQVVLPGATGTEFWDVAGLPASNLPKDWVMSAEDLVDSALAGLDRGEFATIPSLQDAAEWEAWEAARQTMLPHLSSAVPAARYRTVR from the coding sequence ATGACCCAAGGAACCGTCCTCATCACCGGCGCCTCCTCCGGCATCGGCGCCGTCTACGCCGACCGCTTCGCCGCGCGCGGTCACGACCTGATCCTCGTCGCCCGCAACCGGGCGCGGCTCGATGCCGTGGCCGAGGCGCTGACCCGCCGCCACGGCGTCGCGGTGCGCGCCGTCGAGGCGGACCTGACGGACCGCGCGGGCCTCGCCGCGGTCGAAGAGATCCTGAAGAGCGATGAGAGCGTCACGCATCTCGTCAACAATGCCGGCTTCGGCAGCGCCGCGCCGCTCGCCGCGGCGTCCGTCGACGAGATGGAGCGGATGATCGCCATCAACGTCACCGCGCCGATGCGCCTGACCTACGCGGCGGTACCGGCCTTCACCGCGCGGGGCCGGGGCACGATCATCAACATCGCCTCGATCGTCGCCATCGGGCCGGAGGTGCTGAACGGGGTCTATGGCGGCTCGAAGTCGTTCGTTCTCGGCTTCAGCCACAGCCTGCGCAAGGAACTCGCCGGCACCGGCGTGACGGTGCAGGTGGTGCTGCCGGGCGCGACCGGAACCGAGTTCTGGGACGTGGCGGGGCTCCCCGCCAGCAACCTGCCCAAGGACTGGGTGATGTCGGCCGAGGATCTGGTCGATTCGGCTCTGGCCGGCCTCGACCGGGGCGAGTTCGCCACCATTCCCTCACTTCAGGACGCCGCCGAGTGGGAGGCCTGGGAGGCGGCGCGCCAGACCATGCTGCCTCACCTGTCGAGCGCCGTCCCCGCCGCGCGCTACCGCACGGTGCGGTAA
- a CDS encoding zinc-binding alcohol dehydrogenase family protein — MRAVGFHEPLPIEDDRSLLDLTLPDPVPGPRDLLVRVRAISVNPVDTKVRMRASPQEGQPQVLGYDAAGVVKAVGPEVTRFKAGDAVFYAGALGRPGTNAELHLVDERIVGAKPATLSFAEAAAMPLTTITAWEALFDRLDLRKPVPGAAPAVLIVGGAGGVGSMATQLTRQLTDLTVITTASRPETAEWSRTLGAHHVVDHTKPLAAEVAALGLGAPGFVFSTTHTDRHLPEIGKLIAPQGRFALIDDPESLDVLAFKQKSVSTHWEFMFTRSMFATADMDEQGRLLDAVSRLVEAGTVKTTVAEHFGAISAANLRRAHALLESGRAKGKIVLEGWA; from the coding sequence ATGCGTGCCGTCGGATTTCACGAGCCCCTGCCGATCGAGGACGATCGGTCCCTCCTCGACCTGACGCTGCCCGATCCGGTGCCGGGTCCGCGCGACCTGCTCGTCCGGGTGCGGGCGATCTCGGTCAACCCAGTCGATACCAAGGTCCGCATGCGGGCCAGTCCCCAGGAGGGACAGCCGCAGGTTCTCGGCTACGACGCTGCCGGGGTCGTCAAGGCGGTCGGCCCGGAGGTGACGCGGTTCAAGGCGGGGGACGCGGTGTTCTACGCCGGCGCGCTCGGCCGGCCCGGAACCAATGCGGAGCTTCACCTCGTCGATGAGCGGATCGTCGGCGCGAAACCCGCGACCCTGTCCTTCGCGGAGGCGGCGGCGATGCCGCTCACCACGATCACCGCCTGGGAAGCGTTGTTCGACCGGCTCGACCTGCGCAAGCCCGTGCCGGGGGCGGCGCCCGCTGTGCTGATCGTCGGCGGGGCCGGCGGCGTCGGCTCCATGGCCACGCAGCTCACCCGGCAGCTGACCGACCTGACGGTGATCACCACGGCCTCGCGACCCGAGACCGCGGAATGGAGCCGGACGCTCGGTGCGCACCATGTCGTCGACCACACCAAGCCGCTCGCGGCGGAGGTCGCGGCCCTCGGCCTCGGCGCGCCGGGCTTCGTGTTCTCGACCACCCACACCGACCGGCATCTCCCGGAGATCGGCAAGCTGATCGCGCCGCAGGGCCGGTTCGCGCTGATCGACGATCCGGAATCCCTCGACGTGCTGGCGTTCAAGCAGAAGAGCGTCTCGACGCATTGGGAGTTCATGTTCACCCGCTCGATGTTCGCCACCGCCGACATGGACGAGCAGGGCCGCCTGCTCGACGCGGTGTCGCGCCTCGTCGAGGCCGGCACCGTGAAGACGACGGTGGCCGAGCATTTCGGGGCGATCTCGGCGGCCAACCTGCGCCGCGCCCACGCGCTGCTCGAGAGCGGGCGCGCCAAGGGCAAGATCGTGCTGGAAGGCTGGGCCTGA
- a CDS encoding xanthine dehydrogenase family protein molybdopterin-binding subunit — MNDLTPLHRLGARPAREPVRNLSRRGFLGIASGALLLGIDLPGGAAAQTRAEGPAAVAPKPGTRVAAFLEIRPDSSVRLLSPFVEGGQGINTGLAQTIGEELDLDPARFAVECAPPGPDYAVVNGLRMTGGSFSTRSSFEAMRRLGATAREMLLRAAAARLAVAQDSLTTEDGRVIHAATGRTLGYGELAEAALALQPRDDVPLRDAKSFRWIGKPVARLDLRDKATGRATYAIDIRVEGMLHAAVTHAPHLGTEPQAVANEAAVRAMPGVHSVHRLPGAVAVVADSWWRARKGAEALQVSWTEAAPDGIATVSQGFSSAAMLAALKGSTEPGIPAEQEGDPAAAFAGAAKVIEAEYDAPYLAHAQLEPPSAVARFTADGSLDLWLPNQMPELFQQIAAKTAGLDPEQVRIHSPMLGGFFGRHFAYGPANPFPQAILLAKATGRPVRVLWSREEEFGMDAVRPLSFARFKAALGADGMPVALQTTAVGEGPIGRWFGALFKSPVDSSVVEGLDKKPYAIPNRRLDFVKVPHPVTIAFWRSVGHSMNDYFYESFLDEVAEAGGRDPFDLRMALLRDSPRHRTLLKAVADLAGGWRRGPFAAEDGTRRARGVSMASPFGSETATIAEVSLKDGEARVHDLWIAIDPGSVVNPAIVKRQVESAAALGLSSTLLEQVVYENGQRQAKNYDAYPILDRERMPRVHVTIVESGAPMGGIGEPGLPGVPPAVVNAVAALTGQRVRSLPLAKTPLSGV, encoded by the coding sequence ATGAACGATCTCACGCCGCTCCACCGCCTCGGCGCCCGGCCTGCCCGCGAGCCGGTGCGGAACCTCTCGCGCCGCGGCTTCCTCGGCATCGCCTCGGGCGCCCTGCTGCTCGGCATCGACCTGCCCGGCGGGGCCGCCGCGCAGACCCGCGCCGAAGGGCCGGCGGCGGTGGCGCCCAAGCCCGGCACCCGCGTGGCCGCCTTCCTCGAAATCCGCCCCGACAGCTCCGTGCGCCTGCTCAGCCCGTTCGTGGAGGGCGGTCAGGGCATCAATACCGGGCTCGCCCAGACCATCGGCGAGGAACTCGATCTCGACCCCGCCCGCTTCGCGGTGGAATGCGCCCCACCCGGTCCCGATTACGCCGTCGTCAACGGCCTGCGCATGACCGGCGGCAGCTTCTCGACCCGGTCGAGCTTCGAGGCGATGCGTCGTCTCGGCGCCACCGCCCGGGAGATGCTGCTGCGCGCTGCCGCCGCCCGGCTCGCCGTCGCCCAGGACAGCCTGACGACCGAGGACGGCCGCGTGATCCACGCCGCCACCGGCCGCACCCTCGGCTACGGCGAACTGGCGGAGGCCGCCCTCGCGCTCCAGCCGCGGGACGACGTGCCGCTGAGGGACGCGAAGAGCTTCCGCTGGATCGGCAAGCCGGTGGCCCGGCTCGACCTGCGCGACAAGGCGACCGGGCGGGCGACCTACGCCATCGACATCCGCGTGGAGGGCATGCTGCACGCGGCGGTCACGCATGCGCCGCATCTCGGCACCGAGCCGCAGGCGGTCGCCAACGAGGCGGCGGTCCGGGCGATGCCGGGCGTCCACTCGGTCCACCGCCTGCCCGGCGCGGTGGCGGTGGTGGCCGATTCCTGGTGGCGGGCGCGCAAGGGCGCGGAGGCGCTGCAGGTCAGCTGGACGGAGGCCGCGCCGGACGGGATCGCCACGGTCTCGCAGGGCTTCTCGTCGGCGGCGATGCTCGCGGCACTGAAGGGCTCGACCGAGCCCGGCATCCCTGCCGAGCAGGAGGGTGATCCGGCCGCCGCCTTCGCGGGCGCCGCCAAGGTGATCGAGGCGGAATACGACGCGCCCTATCTCGCCCATGCCCAGCTCGAACCGCCCTCGGCGGTCGCCCGGTTCACGGCGGATGGCAGCCTCGATCTCTGGCTGCCGAACCAGATGCCGGAGCTGTTCCAGCAGATCGCCGCGAAGACCGCGGGGCTCGATCCGGAGCAGGTGCGCATCCACTCGCCGATGCTCGGCGGCTTCTTCGGGCGCCACTTCGCCTACGGCCCGGCCAATCCCTTCCCGCAGGCGATCCTGCTCGCCAAGGCGACCGGCCGGCCCGTGCGGGTGCTGTGGTCGCGCGAAGAAGAGTTCGGCATGGACGCGGTGCGTCCCTTGAGCTTCGCCCGCTTCAAGGCCGCCCTCGGGGCCGATGGAATGCCGGTGGCGCTCCAGACCACGGCGGTCGGCGAAGGCCCGATCGGCCGATGGTTCGGAGCGCTGTTCAAGTCGCCGGTCGATTCCTCGGTGGTCGAGGGTCTCGACAAGAAGCCCTACGCGATCCCGAACAGGCGCCTCGACTTCGTGAAGGTGCCCCATCCCGTCACGATCGCCTTCTGGCGCTCGGTCGGCCACTCGATGAACGACTACTTCTACGAGAGCTTTCTCGACGAGGTCGCCGAGGCCGGCGGCAGGGATCCGTTCGATCTGCGCATGGCGCTGCTGAGGGACAGCCCGCGCCACCGCACGCTGCTCAAGGCCGTCGCGGATCTCGCCGGCGGATGGCGGCGCGGCCCGTTCGCGGCGGAGGACGGCACCCGCCGGGCCCGCGGCGTCTCGATGGCCTCGCCCTTCGGTTCCGAGACCGCGACCATCGCCGAGGTCTCGCTGAAGGATGGCGAGGCACGGGTGCACGATCTCTGGATCGCCATCGATCCGGGCAGCGTGGTCAACCCGGCCATCGTCAAGCGTCAGGTCGAGAGCGCGGCGGCGCTCGGCCTCTCCTCCACGCTGCTGGAGCAGGTGGTCTACGAGAACGGGCAGCGGCAGGCGAAGAACTACGACGCCTACCCGATCCTCGATCGCGAGCGCATGCCGCGGGTCCACGTCACCATCGTCGAGAGCGGGGCACCGATGGGCGGCATCGGCGAACCCGGCCTGCCCGGCGTGCCGCCCGCGGTGGTCAACGCCGTCGCCGCCCTCACGGGCCAGCGGGTACGCAGCCTGCCGCTCGCCAAGACGCCCTTGTCCGGCGTCTGA